A window from Salvia miltiorrhiza cultivar Shanhuang (shh) chromosome 2, IMPLAD_Smil_shh, whole genome shotgun sequence encodes these proteins:
- the LOC131008535 gene encoding uncharacterized protein LOC131008535 isoform X1 codes for MEYGNQPVSTALEKGKDEQYLNKPNGTDVGGWTHGTCSFEDEVMSLPPISLGYDQFSGRDIQDDCYFYTPDLNCIENPKVRKNWTDVSESCTEYEMLPPELSMRGDGVDCLMSPAITSMDYGNLEIPTNLTPPGCETGTAYPIKNHGAEAQSSRISRFQMSGQFSSSRCSTSLLPLVNNLGARGNKNDINIGHLSSSSSQKIDQDFLTLGIGGGRYFRPNSNFSTREISNKLEEVSSQCNNPITGPRPKNIPSQLAGGDATILAHAGGVSRPKRNFSARKHSSKVQEVPSRFNNSSIGHCPKNALSLSQLSGGNARFQANAGGLSISSSNFSKGIPSELEGFTFPGGPATVRINAGGLSGPACSRMLEGGLIGETGFRLDSDPFPGLHTLQTNTPTNAPSKCYTSVAEPSSMPLSSRSTLLSQPKCGSQPQIMSTYFASQPISWQQDCSRKSSMNVSSESSRNYHSHRDKLSSTSHVQPGHLSSSVEGTSTGVAKVGSFPSSVQPAGQFHAFHNISPIAARGNYISPEKLRLQLLKNSSYQSTAAGCFPKRLGLQPNDFATARRARGPYQHGISVQSSAVLPRVDNSNGQVVPVAKLNITPQVAPIISHPPLKRKAIANPSALSGQRRKIIPQPAISDSIPQQRQGIPPSPAPIHIPPAPLHVKWKGFEEALEASGQRCELCKRDLSFTEEGLMYQPTIPPPVAVLPCGHTFHDRCLQIITPEDQLKIPPCIPCAVGET; via the exons ATGGAATATGGCAATCAACCAGTCTCTACTGCTTTGGAGAAAGGGAAAGATGAACAGTATCTAAATAAACCAAATGGAACTGATGTTGGGGGCTGGACTCATGGCACTTGTAGTTTTGAAGATGAAGTTATGTCTCTCCCGCCTATTTCACTGGGTTATGATCAGTTTTCTGGACGTGATATACAAGATGATTGTTACTTTTACACTCCTGATCTGAATTGCATAGAAAATCCTAAGGTGCGTAAGAATTGGACTGATGTGTCCGAGTCCTGCACAGAATATGAAATGCTGCCTCCTGAACTAAGCATGAGAGGAGATGGTGTAGATTGTCTGATGAGTCCAGCTATCACTTCCATGGATTATGGTAACTTAGAGATCCCCACGAACCTCACCCCACCAGGGTGTGAGACTGGAACAGCTTATCCAATAAAGAATCATGGAGCAGAAGCTCAAAGTAGTCGAATTAGTAGGTTCCAGATGAGTGGACAATTTTCTTCTTCTAGATGTAGTACATCTTTGTTGCCGCTTGTGAACAATTTGGGTGCAAGaggaaataaaaatgatatcAACATTGGTCATCTTTCCTCTAGTTCTTCACAAAAAATTGATCAGGATTTCCTTACTCTTGGAATTGGAGGTGGCAGATACTTTAGACCTAATAGCAATTTCAGTACCCGAGAAATATCCAATAAATTGGAGGAGGTTTCTTCCCAATGTAACAATCCTATTACTGGACCCCGCCCAAAGAACATCCCTTCTCAATTGGCAGGTGGGGATGCAACGATCCTAGCTCATGCTGGTGGGGTGTCAAGACCTAAAAGAAATTTCTCTGCCCGAAAACATTCCAGTAAAGTTCAGGAGGTTCCTTCTCGGTTTAATAATTCTAGTATTGGACACTGCCCAAAGAATGCCTTGAGTCTTTCTCAATTGTCAGGTGGGAATGCAAGGTTCCAAGCTAATGCTGGTGGATTGTCAATATCCAGTAGTAACTTCAGCAAAGGAATTCCCAGTGAATTGGAGGGGTTTACTTTCCCAGGTGGGCCTGCAACAGTTCGAATTAATGCTGGTGGATTATCAGGACCGGCATGTAGTAGGATGCTTGAAGGTGGGCTAATTGGAGAAACAGGATTCAGGCTGGATTCAGATCCATTTCCCGGTCTTCATACTCTGCAAACTAATACACCTACTAATGCTCCATCAAAATGTTATACATCGGTAGCTGAGCCATCTTCAATGCCATTGTCATCCAGAAGCACTTTACTCTCTCAACCTAAATGTGGTTCACAGCCACAAATAATGTCCACATATTTTGCAAGTCAACCTATATCGTGGCAACAGGATTGCTCTAGGAAGAGTTCCATGAATGTGTCATCCGAATCTTCCCGAAATTACCATTCACACAGGGACAAACTGAGCTCCACCAGCCATGTACAACCAG GACATCTTAGCTCCTCGGTAGAAGGTACGAGTACCGGAGTTGCCAAAGTTGGCTCATTCCCGTCAAGTGTTCAACCAGCGG gGCAGTTTCatgcttttcataatatcagtCCTATTGCTGCACGTGGGAACTATATTTCTCCTGAGAAACTTAGGCTTCAGCTTTTGAAAAATAGCAGTTACCAGTCCACTGCGGCTGGTTGTTTTCCTAAGAGGCTGGGGCTTCAACCTAATGATTTTGCTACTGCTCGACGTGCAAGAG GTCCGTATCAGCATGGGATCTCAGTCCAATCATCTGCAGTTTTACCGCGAGTTGATAATTCTAATG GTCAGGTAGTTCCAGTTGCAAAACTAAATATTACACCTCAGGTTGCTCCTATTATTTCTCATCCACCTTTGAAAAGGAAGGCAATTGCAAATCCCAGTGCACTCTCAGGACAACGGAGGAAAATCATTCCACAACCTGCTATTAGTGATTCTATTCCTCAACAAAGGCAGGGCATTCCACCTAGTCCAGCTCCTATTCATATTCCACCTGCGCCTCTTCATGTAAAATGGAAAG GTTTTGAAGAAGCACTTGAGGCAAGCGGACAGAGGTGTGAGTTGTGCAAAAGGGATCTTTCATTTACAGAAGAAGGCTTAATGTACCAGCCCACAATTCCGCCACCTGTTGCTGTTCTTCCATGTGGCCATACATTTCATGACCGTTGCTTGCAAATAATCACTCCTGAAGACCAGCTGAAAATTCCTCCTTGCATTCCTTGTGCCGTTGGTGAAACTTAA
- the LOC131008535 gene encoding uncharacterized protein LOC131008535 isoform X2 yields MEYGNQPVSTALEKGKDEQYLNKPNGTDVGGWTHGTCSFEDEVMSLPPISLGYDQFSGRDIQDDCYFYTPDLNCIENPKVRKNWTDVSESCTEYEMLPPELSMRGDGVDCLMSPAITSMDYGNLEIPTNLTPPGCETGTAYPIKNHGAEAQSSRISRFQMSGQFSSSRCSTSLLPLVNNLGARGNKNDINIGHLSSSSSQKIDQDFLTLGIGGGRYFRPNSNFSTREISNKLEEVSSQCNNPITGPRPKNIPSQLAGGDATILAHAGGVSRPKRNFSARKHSSKVQEVPSRFNNSSIGHCPKNALSLSQLSGGNARFQANAGGLSISSSNFSKGIPSELEGFTFPGGPATVRINAGGLSGPACSRMLEGGLIGETGFRLDSDPFPGLHTLQTNTPTNAPSKCYTSVAEPSSMPLSSRSTLLSQPKCGSQPQIMSTYFASQPISWQQDCSRKSSMNVSSESSRNYHSHRDKLSSTSHVQPGHLSSSVEGTSTGVAKVGSFPSSVQPAGQFHAFHNISPIAARGNYISPEKLRLQLLKNSSYQSTAAGCFPKRLGLQPNDFATARRARGPYQHGISVQSSAVLPRVDNSNGSSSCKTKYYTSGCSYYFSSTFEKEGNCKSQCTLRTTEENHSTTCY; encoded by the exons ATGGAATATGGCAATCAACCAGTCTCTACTGCTTTGGAGAAAGGGAAAGATGAACAGTATCTAAATAAACCAAATGGAACTGATGTTGGGGGCTGGACTCATGGCACTTGTAGTTTTGAAGATGAAGTTATGTCTCTCCCGCCTATTTCACTGGGTTATGATCAGTTTTCTGGACGTGATATACAAGATGATTGTTACTTTTACACTCCTGATCTGAATTGCATAGAAAATCCTAAGGTGCGTAAGAATTGGACTGATGTGTCCGAGTCCTGCACAGAATATGAAATGCTGCCTCCTGAACTAAGCATGAGAGGAGATGGTGTAGATTGTCTGATGAGTCCAGCTATCACTTCCATGGATTATGGTAACTTAGAGATCCCCACGAACCTCACCCCACCAGGGTGTGAGACTGGAACAGCTTATCCAATAAAGAATCATGGAGCAGAAGCTCAAAGTAGTCGAATTAGTAGGTTCCAGATGAGTGGACAATTTTCTTCTTCTAGATGTAGTACATCTTTGTTGCCGCTTGTGAACAATTTGGGTGCAAGaggaaataaaaatgatatcAACATTGGTCATCTTTCCTCTAGTTCTTCACAAAAAATTGATCAGGATTTCCTTACTCTTGGAATTGGAGGTGGCAGATACTTTAGACCTAATAGCAATTTCAGTACCCGAGAAATATCCAATAAATTGGAGGAGGTTTCTTCCCAATGTAACAATCCTATTACTGGACCCCGCCCAAAGAACATCCCTTCTCAATTGGCAGGTGGGGATGCAACGATCCTAGCTCATGCTGGTGGGGTGTCAAGACCTAAAAGAAATTTCTCTGCCCGAAAACATTCCAGTAAAGTTCAGGAGGTTCCTTCTCGGTTTAATAATTCTAGTATTGGACACTGCCCAAAGAATGCCTTGAGTCTTTCTCAATTGTCAGGTGGGAATGCAAGGTTCCAAGCTAATGCTGGTGGATTGTCAATATCCAGTAGTAACTTCAGCAAAGGAATTCCCAGTGAATTGGAGGGGTTTACTTTCCCAGGTGGGCCTGCAACAGTTCGAATTAATGCTGGTGGATTATCAGGACCGGCATGTAGTAGGATGCTTGAAGGTGGGCTAATTGGAGAAACAGGATTCAGGCTGGATTCAGATCCATTTCCCGGTCTTCATACTCTGCAAACTAATACACCTACTAATGCTCCATCAAAATGTTATACATCGGTAGCTGAGCCATCTTCAATGCCATTGTCATCCAGAAGCACTTTACTCTCTCAACCTAAATGTGGTTCACAGCCACAAATAATGTCCACATATTTTGCAAGTCAACCTATATCGTGGCAACAGGATTGCTCTAGGAAGAGTTCCATGAATGTGTCATCCGAATCTTCCCGAAATTACCATTCACACAGGGACAAACTGAGCTCCACCAGCCATGTACAACCAG GACATCTTAGCTCCTCGGTAGAAGGTACGAGTACCGGAGTTGCCAAAGTTGGCTCATTCCCGTCAAGTGTTCAACCAGCGG gGCAGTTTCatgcttttcataatatcagtCCTATTGCTGCACGTGGGAACTATATTTCTCCTGAGAAACTTAGGCTTCAGCTTTTGAAAAATAGCAGTTACCAGTCCACTGCGGCTGGTTGTTTTCCTAAGAGGCTGGGGCTTCAACCTAATGATTTTGCTACTGCTCGACGTGCAAGAG GTCCGTATCAGCATGGGATCTCAGTCCAATCATCTGCAGTTTTACCGCGAGTTGATAATTCTAATG GTAGTTCCAGTTGCAAAACTAAATATTACACCTCAGGTTGCTCCTATTATTTCTCATCCACCTTTGAAAAGGAAGGCAATTGCAAATCCCAGTGCACTCTCAGGACAACGGAGGAAAATCATTCCACAACCTGCTATTAG